The Burkholderia pyrrocinia genome includes a region encoding these proteins:
- a CDS encoding oxidoreductase, whose amino-acid sequence MHAWSARHVPAQGGKVAVVTGANSGLGWQLAETLAAKGATVVMGCRDAARATQAADAIRRLHPDARVEVDALDLADLASIERFAADVAERHGRVDILCNNAGVMFLPLRHTHDGFEMQFGTNHLGHFALTGHLLPALRAARRARVVTMSSGLNRGGRIRVDDLRAEHRYNRYLAYCDSKLANLVFAIELQRRFERAAFAGISVAAHPGYAATNLQFAGPAMDSSPARAALMRAANRYLAQPADQGALPAIHAATSPDIAGGAYIGPSGWFESRGLPAPARVPRAARDVASAALLWEASEAATGVRFLSSGAPAGRSPGRPFDTAAEAR is encoded by the coding sequence ATGCATGCATGGAGCGCGCGCCACGTCCCGGCGCAGGGCGGCAAGGTCGCGGTCGTGACCGGCGCCAACAGCGGCCTCGGCTGGCAGCTCGCGGAAACGCTGGCCGCGAAAGGCGCGACGGTCGTGATGGGCTGCCGCGACGCCGCGCGCGCCACGCAGGCGGCCGATGCGATCCGCCGGCTTCATCCCGATGCACGCGTCGAAGTCGATGCGCTCGACCTCGCCGATCTCGCGTCGATCGAACGCTTCGCGGCCGATGTAGCTGAACGCCATGGCCGCGTCGACATCCTCTGCAACAACGCCGGCGTGATGTTCCTGCCGTTGCGGCACACGCACGACGGCTTCGAGATGCAGTTCGGCACCAACCACCTCGGCCATTTCGCGCTGACCGGCCATCTGCTGCCCGCATTGCGCGCCGCCCGTCGGGCGCGCGTCGTGACGATGTCGAGCGGCCTGAACCGCGGCGGCCGGATTCGCGTCGACGACCTGCGCGCCGAGCATCGCTACAACCGTTATCTGGCCTATTGCGACAGCAAGCTCGCGAACCTCGTGTTCGCGATCGAGCTGCAGCGCCGCTTCGAGCGTGCGGCGTTCGCCGGGATCAGCGTGGCCGCGCATCCTGGCTATGCGGCGACCAACCTGCAGTTCGCCGGCCCCGCGATGGACAGTTCGCCCGCCCGCGCTGCGCTGATGCGCGCCGCGAACCGTTATCTCGCGCAGCCGGCCGACCAGGGCGCGCTGCCCGCGATTCATGCGGCGACGTCGCCCGATATCGCGGGCGGCGCGTATATCGGGCCGTCCGGCTGGTTCGAATCGCGCGGGCTGCCGGCGCCCGCGCGCGTTCCGCGTGCAGCACGCGACGTGGCCTCGGCGGCGCTACTGTGGGAAGCGTCGGAAGCCGCGACGGGCGTGCGATTCCTCAGTTCGGGCGCGCCGGCCGGGCGCTCGCCGGGCCGGCCGTTCGACACGGCGGCCGAGGCGCGCTGA
- a CDS encoding DUF3331 domain-containing protein produces MKASKSLPALDPADVHVEILERSDTLLVVRWVEPGRCHYGEQRWRRRFAQRTGTCALSRQVIHRGDEVFRPAERPAPANAAAMISAAEVLALAGGR; encoded by the coding sequence ATGAAGGCCTCCAAATCCCTGCCTGCGCTCGATCCCGCCGACGTCCACGTCGAAATTCTCGAACGTTCCGATACGCTGCTCGTCGTCCGCTGGGTTGAACCCGGCCGCTGTCACTACGGCGAACAGCGCTGGCGCCGCCGCTTCGCGCAGCGCACCGGCACCTGCGCGCTGTCGCGCCAGGTCATCCATCGCGGCGACGAAGTCTTTCGCCCGGCCGAACGCCCGGCGCCCGCGAACGCGGCCGCAATGATCTCCGCCGCCGAAGTGCTGGCGCTGGCCGGGGGCAGGTAA
- a CDS encoding SDR family oxidoreductase, with amino-acid sequence MRLQGKRALVTAAGQGIGRATALRFASEGADVLATDINEAALARLAADAERAGGRLTTRRLDVTDAHEVAALAANERAFDVLFNCAGYVHHGSILDCDDDAWMFSLNLNVTSMYRLIRALLPAMLEAGGASIINMASAASSVKGVPNRFVYGTTKAAVIGLTKAVAADFVEQRIRCNAICPGTIESPSLEDRIAEQARTRQVSTDTVRQAFVARQPMGRIGSADEVAALALYLASDEASFTTGAIHLIDGGWSN; translated from the coding sequence ATGAGATTGCAGGGCAAGCGTGCGCTGGTCACGGCGGCCGGGCAGGGCATTGGCCGCGCGACCGCGCTGCGGTTCGCAAGCGAGGGCGCGGACGTGCTGGCGACCGACATCAACGAAGCCGCGCTCGCGCGGCTCGCGGCCGACGCAGAACGCGCGGGCGGCCGGCTCACCACGCGGCGGCTCGACGTCACCGACGCACACGAGGTCGCGGCGCTCGCCGCGAACGAACGCGCGTTCGACGTGCTGTTCAACTGCGCGGGCTATGTGCATCACGGCTCGATTCTCGACTGCGACGATGACGCGTGGATGTTCTCGCTGAACCTGAACGTCACGTCGATGTACCGGCTGATCCGCGCGCTGCTGCCGGCGATGCTCGAAGCCGGCGGCGCGTCGATCATCAACATGGCATCGGCCGCGTCGAGCGTGAAGGGCGTGCCGAACCGCTTCGTGTACGGCACGACCAAGGCGGCCGTGATCGGCCTGACCAAGGCGGTGGCCGCCGATTTCGTCGAGCAGCGCATCCGCTGCAACGCGATCTGCCCGGGCACGATCGAATCGCCGTCGCTGGAAGACCGGATCGCCGAGCAGGCGCGCACGCGCCAGGTATCGACCGATACCGTGCGTCAGGCATTCGTCGCGCGCCAGCCGATGGGGCGCATCGGCAGCGCGGACGAAGTGGCCGCGCTCGCGCTGTACCTGGCCTCCGACGAAGCGTCGTTTACGACCGGTGCGATCCACCTGATCGACGGCGGCTGGTCGAACTGA
- a CDS encoding ureidoglycolate lyase, which produces MKLLRFGDKHHEKPGLLDAQGHIRDLSGVIDDIAGDALTPAALARLRDIPPSSLPLVEGTPRLGACVGRVGKFICIGLNYSDHAAESGMEVPKEPVVFGKWTSAISGPNDDVEIPRGSEKTDWEVELGVVIGQGGRYIAEADALSHVAGYCVVNDVSEREYQLERGGTWDKGKGNDTFGPLGPWLVTADEVPDPHALRLWLDVDGHRYQNGTTATMVFRVPHLISYLSRFMSLQPGDVISTGTPPGVGLGQKPPVYLRAGQVITLGIDGLGEQRQRTVQA; this is translated from the coding sequence ATGAAACTGCTGAGATTCGGCGACAAACACCATGAAAAACCGGGCCTGCTCGATGCGCAGGGCCACATTCGCGACCTGTCCGGCGTGATCGACGACATCGCCGGCGACGCGCTGACGCCCGCCGCGCTCGCGCGGCTGCGCGATATTCCGCCGTCGTCGCTGCCGCTCGTCGAAGGCACGCCGCGGCTCGGCGCGTGCGTCGGCCGCGTCGGCAAGTTCATCTGCATCGGGCTCAACTATTCCGATCACGCGGCCGAATCGGGAATGGAAGTGCCGAAGGAGCCGGTCGTGTTCGGCAAGTGGACGAGCGCGATCTCGGGGCCGAACGACGACGTCGAGATTCCGCGCGGCTCGGAGAAGACCGACTGGGAAGTCGAACTCGGCGTGGTGATCGGCCAGGGCGGCCGCTATATCGCGGAAGCCGACGCGCTGTCGCACGTCGCGGGCTACTGCGTCGTGAACGACGTGTCGGAGCGCGAATACCAGCTCGAACGCGGCGGCACGTGGGACAAGGGCAAGGGCAACGACACGTTCGGCCCGCTCGGCCCGTGGCTCGTGACGGCCGACGAAGTGCCCGATCCGCATGCGCTGCGGCTGTGGCTCGACGTCGACGGCCATCGCTACCAGAACGGCACGACCGCGACGATGGTGTTCCGCGTGCCGCACCTGATCAGCTACCTGAGCCGTTTCATGAGCCTGCAGCCGGGCGACGTGATCTCGACCGGCACGCCGCCGGGCGTCGGTCTCGGGCAGAAGCCACCCGTCTATCTGCGCGCCGGGCAGGTAATCACGCTCGGCATCGACGGGCTCGGCGAGCAGCGTCAGCGCACCGTGCAGGCCTGA
- a CDS encoding L-fuconate dehydratase: MPIIRSMRVLDVRFPTSRQLDGSDAMNPDPDYSAAYVVLETDRDGLEGHGLTFTIGRGNEICCAAIDAMRHLVVGLDLDWIREDMGRFWRHVTSDSQLRWIGPDKGAIHLATGAVVNAVWDLWAKAVGKPLWRLVADLSPEELVRAIDFRYLTDCLTPEEALDLLRRQAPGKVARIATLERDGYPCYTTSAGWLGYSDDKLRRLCGEAVKAGFDYVKLKVGANLEDDIRRVTIAREVIGPERKLMIDANQVWEVDEAIDWVRELAFARPWFIEEPTSPDDVEGHRKIREAIAPVQVATGEMCQNRVLFKQFIARGAIDVVQIDACRLGGVNEILAVMLMAAKYGLPVCPHAGGVGLCEYVQHLSMIDYICISGTKEGRVTEYVDHLHEHFVEPCVVRGAAYMPPTAPGFSIEMKPESLEQYRFRG, from the coding sequence ATGCCTATCATTCGATCGATGCGCGTCCTCGACGTGCGCTTCCCGACTTCTCGCCAGCTCGACGGCTCCGATGCGATGAATCCGGACCCCGATTATTCGGCCGCCTACGTCGTGCTCGAAACCGACCGCGACGGGCTCGAAGGTCACGGGCTCACGTTCACCATCGGGCGCGGCAACGAAATCTGCTGCGCGGCGATCGACGCGATGCGTCACCTCGTCGTCGGCCTCGACCTCGACTGGATCCGCGAGGACATGGGCCGCTTCTGGCGGCACGTCACGTCGGACAGCCAGTTGCGCTGGATCGGCCCCGACAAGGGCGCGATCCACCTCGCGACCGGCGCCGTCGTCAACGCGGTGTGGGATCTGTGGGCGAAAGCCGTGGGCAAGCCGCTGTGGCGGCTCGTTGCCGACCTGAGCCCCGAGGAACTGGTGCGCGCAATCGACTTCCGCTACCTGACCGATTGCCTGACGCCGGAGGAAGCGCTCGACCTGCTGCGCCGGCAGGCGCCCGGCAAGGTCGCGCGGATCGCGACGCTGGAGCGCGACGGCTACCCGTGCTACACGACGTCGGCGGGCTGGCTCGGCTACAGCGACGACAAGCTGCGCCGGCTGTGCGGCGAGGCGGTCAAGGCCGGCTTCGACTACGTGAAGCTGAAGGTCGGCGCGAACCTCGAGGACGATATCCGCCGCGTGACGATCGCGCGCGAGGTGATCGGCCCCGAGCGCAAGCTGATGATCGACGCGAACCAGGTGTGGGAAGTCGACGAGGCGATCGACTGGGTCCGCGAGCTGGCTTTTGCGCGGCCGTGGTTCATCGAGGAGCCGACGAGCCCCGACGACGTCGAAGGGCATCGCAAGATCCGCGAGGCGATCGCACCCGTGCAGGTCGCGACCGGCGAGATGTGCCAGAACCGCGTGTTGTTCAAGCAGTTCATCGCGCGCGGCGCGATCGACGTCGTGCAGATCGACGCGTGCCGGCTCGGCGGCGTGAACGAGATTCTCGCGGTGATGCTGATGGCCGCGAAGTACGGGCTGCCCGTGTGCCCGCACGCGGGCGGCGTCGGGCTGTGCGAATACGTGCAGCACCTGTCGATGATCGACTACATATGCATTTCCGGCACGAAGGAAGGGCGCGTGACCGAATACGTCGATCACCTGCACGAGCATTTCGTCGAACCGTGCGTGGTGCGCGGCGCGGCGTACATGCCGCCGACGGCGCCCGGCTTCTCGATCGAGATGAAGCCCGAATCGCTGGAGCAATATCGGTTCCGCGGCTGA
- a CDS encoding SDR family oxidoreductase: MDLNLQDKVVIVTGGASGIGAAISMRLAGEGAIPVVFARHAPDDAFWRELAQQQQRAACVSVELQDDAQCRDAVAQTVAQFGRIDGLVNNAGINDSIGLDAGRDAFVASLERNLIHYYVMAHYCVPHLKATRGAIVNISSKTAVTGQGNTSGYCASKGAQLALTREWAVALRDDGVRVNAVIPAEVMTPLYRNWLAGFDDPDAKLAGIAGKVPLGKRFTTAEEIADTAVFLLSARASHTTGQWLFVDGGYTHLDRAIG, from the coding sequence GTGGATTTGAACCTGCAAGACAAGGTCGTGATCGTGACCGGCGGCGCGTCGGGCATCGGCGCCGCGATCTCGATGCGGCTCGCCGGCGAAGGCGCGATTCCGGTGGTGTTCGCGCGCCACGCGCCCGACGACGCGTTCTGGCGCGAACTCGCGCAGCAGCAGCAGCGCGCCGCGTGCGTGTCCGTCGAGCTGCAGGACGACGCGCAGTGCCGCGACGCGGTCGCGCAGACCGTCGCGCAATTCGGCCGGATCGACGGCCTCGTCAACAACGCGGGCATCAACGACAGCATCGGGCTCGATGCCGGGCGCGACGCGTTCGTCGCCTCGCTCGAGCGCAACCTGATCCACTACTACGTGATGGCCCACTATTGCGTGCCGCACCTGAAAGCGACGCGCGGCGCGATCGTCAACATCTCGTCGAAGACGGCCGTGACCGGGCAGGGCAATACGAGCGGCTATTGCGCGTCGAAGGGCGCGCAGCTCGCGTTGACGCGCGAATGGGCGGTCGCGTTGCGCGACGACGGCGTGCGCGTGAACGCGGTGATCCCGGCCGAGGTGATGACGCCGCTCTACCGGAACTGGCTCGCCGGCTTCGACGACCCCGATGCGAAGCTCGCCGGCATCGCGGGCAAGGTGCCGCTCGGCAAGCGCTTCACGACGGCCGAGGAAATTGCCGACACGGCCGTGTTCCTGCTGTCGGCACGCGCATCGCACACGACGGGCCAGTGGCTGTTCGTCGACGGCGGCTATACGCATCTCGATCGTGCGATCGGCTGA
- a CDS encoding sugar ABC transporter ATP-binding protein: MPTDPNLSAAPPLIALSGISKRFPGVLALDDCRFDLRAGEVHALMGENGAGKSTLMKILAGVYQRDDGEIRMDGRAVEIADPRAAQALGIGIIHQELNLMNHLSVAQNIFIGREPRGRFGVFVDEDRLNRDAAAIFARMRLDLDPRTLVGRLTVAKQQMVEIAKALSFDSRVLIMDEPTAALNNAEIAELFRIIGDLRAHGVGIVYISHKMDELRQIADRVTVMRDGKYVATVPMADTSMDAIIAMMVGRQLEAESRTPPDTSANDVALEVRGLSRGRAIRDVGFTLRRGEILGFAGLMGAGRTEVARAVFGADQVDAGEIRVHGKTVTIRTPADAVAHGIGYLSEDRKHFGLAVGMDVQNNIALSSMRRFVRRGVFLDARAMRDTAQAYVRQLAIRTPSVAQPARLLSGGNQQKIVIAKWLLRDCDILFFDEPTRGIDVGAKSEVYKLLDALAADGKAIVMISSELPEVLRMSHRILVMCEGRVTGELSAADATQEKIMQLATQRESTVLS, from the coding sequence ATGCCAACCGACCCGAACCTGAGCGCCGCGCCGCCGCTGATTGCCTTGAGCGGCATCAGCAAGCGCTTTCCGGGCGTGCTGGCGCTCGACGACTGCCGTTTCGACCTGCGTGCCGGCGAAGTGCATGCGTTGATGGGCGAGAACGGCGCCGGCAAGTCGACGCTGATGAAGATCCTCGCGGGCGTCTACCAGCGCGACGACGGCGAGATCCGGATGGACGGCCGCGCGGTGGAGATCGCCGATCCGCGCGCCGCGCAGGCGCTCGGGATCGGCATCATCCATCAGGAACTGAACCTGATGAACCACCTGAGCGTCGCGCAGAACATCTTCATCGGCCGCGAGCCGCGCGGCCGCTTCGGCGTGTTCGTCGACGAAGACCGGCTCAACCGCGACGCGGCCGCGATCTTTGCGCGGATGCGGCTCGATCTCGATCCGCGCACGCTGGTCGGCCGGCTGACGGTCGCGAAGCAGCAGATGGTCGAGATCGCGAAGGCGCTGTCGTTCGACTCGCGCGTGCTGATCATGGACGAGCCGACCGCCGCGCTCAACAACGCGGAGATCGCCGAGTTGTTTCGCATCATCGGCGACCTGCGCGCGCACGGCGTCGGCATCGTCTACATCTCGCACAAGATGGACGAGCTGCGCCAGATCGCCGATCGCGTGACCGTGATGCGCGACGGCAAGTACGTCGCGACCGTGCCGATGGCGGACACCTCGATGGACGCGATCATCGCGATGATGGTCGGCCGCCAGCTCGAAGCGGAATCGCGCACGCCGCCCGATACATCCGCGAACGACGTCGCGCTCGAAGTGCGGGGGCTGTCGCGCGGCCGCGCGATCCGCGACGTCGGCTTCACGCTGCGGCGCGGCGAGATCCTCGGCTTCGCGGGGCTGATGGGCGCGGGCCGCACCGAGGTCGCGCGCGCGGTGTTCGGCGCGGACCAGGTCGACGCGGGCGAGATTCGCGTGCACGGCAAGACCGTGACGATCCGCACGCCGGCCGACGCGGTCGCGCACGGGATCGGCTACCTGTCCGAGGATCGCAAGCATTTCGGGCTCGCGGTCGGGATGGACGTGCAGAACAACATCGCGCTGTCGAGCATGCGCCGCTTCGTGCGCCGCGGCGTGTTTCTCGACGCGCGCGCGATGCGCGACACCGCGCAGGCATACGTGCGGCAGCTCGCGATCCGCACGCCGTCGGTCGCGCAGCCCGCGCGGCTGCTGTCGGGCGGCAACCAGCAGAAGATCGTGATCGCGAAGTGGCTGCTGCGCGACTGCGACATCCTGTTCTTCGACGAGCCGACGCGCGGCATCGACGTCGGCGCGAAAAGCGAGGTCTACAAGCTGCTCGACGCGCTCGCCGCCGACGGCAAGGCGATCGTGATGATCTCGTCGGAACTGCCCGAGGTGCTGCGCATGAGCCACCGCATTCTCGTGATGTGCGAAGGCCGCGTCACGGGCGAACTCAGCGCGGCCGACGCCACGCAGGAAAAGATCATGCAGCTCGCGACGCAGCGCGAGTCGACCGTATTGTCCTGA
- a CDS encoding ABC transporter permease, which translates to MSNDTHPVPPLASGDTPAGASGFRARFFNPAARQKLLAFASLVLLIAFFSIASPNFLEVDNLVTILQATAVNGVLAVACTYVIITSGIDLSVGTLMTFCAVMAGVVLTKWGMPLPLGILAALLFGALSGSVSGFVIAKMKVPPFIATLGMMMLLKGLSLVISGTRPIYFNDTPGFTAIAQDSLIGNLIPALPIPNAVLILFLVAIGASIVLNRTIFGRYTFALGSNEEALRLSGVNVDAWKIAVYTFSGAVCGIAGLLIASRLNSAQPALGQGYELDAIAAVVIGGTSLSGGAGSIVGTIIGAFIMSVLTNGLRIMSVAQEWQTVVTGVIIILAVYVDILRRRRR; encoded by the coding sequence ATGTCCAACGATACGCATCCTGTCCCGCCCCTCGCTTCCGGCGACACGCCGGCCGGCGCATCCGGCTTCCGCGCCCGCTTCTTCAACCCGGCCGCGCGCCAGAAGCTGCTCGCGTTCGCGAGCCTCGTGCTGCTGATCGCGTTCTTCAGCATCGCGTCGCCGAACTTCCTCGAAGTCGACAACCTCGTCACGATCCTGCAGGCCACCGCCGTGAACGGCGTGCTGGCCGTCGCGTGTACCTACGTGATCATCACGTCGGGCATCGACCTGTCGGTCGGCACGCTGATGACGTTTTGCGCGGTGATGGCCGGCGTCGTGCTCACGAAATGGGGGATGCCGCTGCCGCTCGGGATCCTGGCCGCGCTGCTCTTCGGCGCGCTGTCGGGCAGCGTGTCGGGCTTCGTGATCGCGAAGATGAAGGTGCCGCCGTTCATCGCGACGCTCGGCATGATGATGCTGCTCAAGGGGCTGTCGCTCGTGATCTCGGGCACGCGGCCGATCTACTTCAACGACACGCCGGGCTTCACCGCGATCGCGCAGGATTCGCTGATCGGCAACCTGATTCCCGCGCTGCCGATTCCGAACGCGGTGCTGATCCTGTTCCTCGTCGCGATCGGCGCGTCGATCGTGCTGAACCGGACGATCTTCGGCCGCTACACGTTCGCGCTCGGCAGCAACGAGGAGGCGCTGCGGCTGTCGGGCGTGAACGTCGACGCGTGGAAGATCGCCGTCTACACGTTCAGCGGCGCGGTGTGCGGGATCGCCGGGCTGCTGATCGCGTCGCGGCTGAATTCCGCGCAGCCCGCGCTCGGGCAGGGCTACGAGCTCGATGCGATCGCGGCCGTCGTGATCGGCGGCACGTCGCTGTCGGGCGGCGCGGGCAGCATCGTCGGCACCATCATCGGCGCGTTCATCATGAGCGTGCTGACCAACGGCCTGCGCATCATGTCGGTCGCGCAGGAATGGCAAACCGTCGTGACGGGCGTGATCATCATCCTCGCCGTCTACGTCGACATCCTGCGCCGGCGGCGCCGTTGA
- a CDS encoding ABC transporter substrate-binding protein produces the protein MIRSKVLNAIVGLTFAVGVTAGAQAQETYIPLISKGFQHQFWQAVKSGAMQAAKDYKVKVTFEGPETEAMVDKQIDMLSAAIAKKPAALGFAALDSKAALPLLKKAQAEKIPVIAFDSGVDSDIPVTTAATNNKAAASLAADKLAALIGDEGQVAVVAHDQTSRTGIDRRDGFLDRMKSAHPKVQVVTVQYGEGDQLKSTEVTKSILQAYPKLKGLFGTNEGSAIGVVNGVREMKRKVVIVGYDSGKQQRDAIRSGLMAGAITQNPIGIGYKTVEAAVKAIKGEKLPKVIDTGFYWYDKTNIDDPKIAAVLYD, from the coding sequence GTGATCAGGAGCAAGGTGTTGAACGCGATCGTCGGGCTGACGTTCGCCGTCGGCGTCACGGCCGGCGCACAGGCGCAGGAAACCTACATCCCGCTGATCTCGAAGGGCTTCCAGCATCAGTTCTGGCAGGCCGTGAAATCGGGCGCGATGCAGGCCGCGAAGGACTACAAGGTGAAGGTGACGTTCGAAGGGCCCGAGACCGAGGCGATGGTCGACAAGCAGATCGACATGCTGTCGGCCGCGATCGCGAAGAAGCCGGCCGCGCTCGGCTTCGCGGCGCTAGACAGCAAGGCCGCGCTGCCGCTGCTGAAGAAGGCGCAGGCCGAGAAGATCCCGGTGATCGCGTTCGACTCGGGCGTCGACAGCGACATCCCGGTGACGACGGCCGCGACCAACAACAAGGCGGCCGCGTCGCTCGCCGCCGACAAGCTCGCCGCGCTGATCGGCGACGAAGGCCAGGTGGCGGTGGTCGCGCACGACCAGACGAGCCGCACGGGCATCGACCGCCGCGATGGCTTTCTCGACCGGATGAAGTCGGCGCACCCGAAGGTGCAGGTCGTGACCGTGCAGTACGGCGAAGGCGACCAGCTGAAGTCGACCGAGGTGACGAAGTCGATCCTGCAGGCGTATCCGAAGCTCAAGGGGCTGTTCGGTACCAACGAAGGCTCGGCGATCGGCGTGGTCAACGGCGTGCGCGAGATGAAGCGCAAGGTCGTGATCGTCGGCTACGATTCAGGCAAGCAGCAGAGGGACGCGATCCGCAGCGGGCTGATGGCCGGCGCGATCACGCAGAACCCGATCGGGATCGGCTACAAGACGGTCGAAGCGGCCGTGAAGGCGATCAAGGGCGAGAAGCTGCCGAAGGTCATCGATACCGGTTTCTACTGGTACGACAAGACCAATATCGACGACCCGAAGATTGCGGCGGTGTTGTACGACTGA
- a CDS encoding amidohydrolase family protein produces the protein MGAVRIDSHQHFWRYRAADYPWIGPGMDVLAHDYLPDALWPLMHAQAFGASIAVQARAGRDETAFLLELARDDARIAAVVGWEDLGAPQLAERVAEWRSPKLRGFRHQVQDEADARAFVADPGFNRGIAWLQAHGYVYDVLVFERQLPDVHAFCARHDAHWLVLDHLGKPALAEFDRDETAFARWRAALRELGALPHVACKLSGLVTEADWRHGLRAQDIRYIEQCLDAALDAFGPQRLMFGSDWPVCLLAASYDEVALLVERWAEARLSAAECNALWGGTAARCYAVPGDTGPGI, from the coding sequence ATGGGCGCAGTGCGTATCGATTCCCATCAGCACTTCTGGCGTTATCGCGCGGCCGACTATCCGTGGATCGGCCCCGGGATGGACGTGCTCGCGCACGACTACTTGCCCGACGCGCTGTGGCCGCTGATGCATGCGCAGGCGTTCGGCGCGTCGATCGCGGTGCAGGCGCGCGCCGGGCGCGACGAGACGGCGTTCCTGCTCGAGCTCGCCCGCGACGACGCGCGCATCGCGGCGGTGGTCGGCTGGGAGGATCTCGGCGCGCCGCAACTCGCGGAGCGCGTCGCCGAATGGCGCAGCCCGAAGCTGCGCGGCTTTCGTCATCAGGTGCAGGACGAAGCCGATGCCCGCGCGTTCGTTGCCGATCCCGGTTTCAATCGCGGCATTGCCTGGTTGCAGGCGCACGGCTACGTGTACGACGTGCTCGTATTCGAGCGTCAGTTGCCGGACGTGCACGCATTCTGCGCCCGGCACGATGCGCACTGGCTCGTGCTCGACCATCTCGGCAAGCCCGCGCTGGCCGAGTTCGATCGCGACGAAACGGCGTTCGCACGCTGGCGCGCCGCGTTGCGCGAGCTGGGCGCGCTGCCGCATGTCGCGTGCAAGCTGTCGGGGCTCGTGACCGAGGCCGACTGGCGGCACGGCCTGCGCGCGCAGGACATCCGGTATATCGAGCAGTGCCTCGATGCGGCGCTCGACGCGTTCGGCCCGCAGCGGCTGATGTTCGGGTCGGACTGGCCCGTGTGCCTGCTCGCCGCGTCGTATGACGAAGTGGCGTTGCTGGTCGAGCGCTGGGCCGAAGCGCGGCTGTCGGCGGCCGAGTGCAACGCACTGTGGGGCGGCACCGCCGCGCGTTGTTACGCGGTGCCGGGCGATACGGGGCCCGGCATATAA
- a CDS encoding FadR/GntR family transcriptional regulator: MSIQPIQNRRLYQQIADKLSAMIESGDFPPGSYLPPERELAEQFGVSRTSVREALIALEVSGLVSVRVGDGVKVRHPETAAAPEPEPDAKGAPFTIVEIDPELGIALDLDTEIPPFALLQARRLIEPEAAALAAKHGSDAQIDGIHAAFLRNEEDNRSGSLTHPGDRLFHIRIAEASDNPAYALMIKQLLAHKYDLMFQRLQSLYMPNDMPHRSELEHRAILDAIRARDPDAARRAMAEHLDEVIRIFGRALD; encoded by the coding sequence ATGTCCATCCAGCCGATTCAGAACCGCCGCCTCTACCAGCAGATCGCCGACAAGCTCAGTGCGATGATCGAGTCCGGCGATTTTCCGCCGGGCAGCTATTTGCCGCCGGAGCGTGAGCTGGCCGAACAGTTCGGCGTGTCGCGCACGTCGGTGCGCGAAGCGCTGATCGCGCTCGAAGTGAGCGGGCTCGTCAGCGTGCGCGTCGGTGACGGCGTGAAGGTGCGCCATCCCGAAACGGCCGCCGCACCCGAGCCCGAACCCGATGCGAAAGGCGCGCCTTTCACGATTGTCGAGATCGATCCCGAGCTCGGCATCGCACTCGACCTCGACACCGAAATCCCGCCGTTCGCGCTGTTGCAGGCGCGCCGGCTGATCGAGCCGGAAGCCGCCGCGCTGGCCGCGAAGCACGGCTCGGACGCGCAGATCGACGGGATTCACGCCGCATTCCTGCGCAACGAGGAAGACAACCGCAGCGGCTCGCTCACGCACCCGGGCGACCGGCTGTTCCATATCCGCATTGCCGAAGCGAGCGACAACCCCGCGTATGCGCTGATGATCAAGCAGTTGCTCGCGCACAAGTACGACCTGATGTTCCAGCGGCTGCAGTCGCTGTACATGCCGAACGACATGCCGCACCGGTCGGAACTGGAGCACCGCGCGATCCTCGATGCGATTCGCGCGCGCGACCCGGACGCCGCGCGTCGCGCGATGGCCGAGCATCTCGACGAAGTGATCCGCATCTTCGGTCGCGCGCTCGACTGA